One Bacteroidota bacterium DNA window includes the following coding sequences:
- a CDS encoding ATP-binding protein: MTTKNPFVISGYVGPDYFCDREEESETIINALKNNRNLTLVSIRRMGKTALIQHVFHQLAKEKEFSLFYIDLMPTTSLKEFINAFGKTLLWNLDSPVEKAIKKVTSAFSLLHPEISFDPLTGMPSVGFQINNDRQAVTSIEKIFEYIKAEGKRVVVAFDEFQQISCYPEKNVEALLRSQIQFANNASFLFSGSRKHILEAMFFNQNRPFYQSTQLLTLSPIQKDKYKNFIHAKFLESGRIIKIEDIEFLLEWCRNHTYYIQYVCNMIYGNDIGSISSELLRDILQSILKEKEAVFFNYRNLLTESQYKLLKAIAKEDGVEKPYASGFISAYKLGAASAVNTALTALLNKEMIFKDQEKYQVYDLFLSRWLAMQSKGQI, encoded by the coding sequence ATGACGACAAAAAATCCATTTGTCATTTCGGGATATGTTGGTCCTGATTATTTCTGTGACCGGGAGGAAGAATCAGAAACGATTATTAATGCCCTGAAAAACAACCGTAACCTAACGTTGGTATCCATCCGCCGGATGGGCAAGACAGCATTGATTCAGCATGTATTTCATCAATTGGCAAAAGAGAAGGAATTTTCACTCTTTTATATTGACCTGATGCCCACCACAAGTTTAAAAGAATTTATAAATGCTTTTGGGAAAACATTATTGTGGAATCTCGATTCACCGGTCGAAAAAGCGATTAAAAAAGTAACCTCAGCTTTTTCCTTATTACATCCTGAAATTTCCTTTGATCCCTTGACCGGTATGCCGTCAGTAGGATTTCAAATCAATAATGACCGGCAGGCAGTCACATCCATAGAGAAGATTTTCGAATATATAAAAGCCGAAGGGAAAAGGGTTGTTGTTGCGTTCGATGAATTTCAGCAGATTTCTTGTTATCCGGAAAAGAATGTAGAAGCGCTTTTAAGAAGTCAGATTCAATTTGCCAACAACGCATCATTCCTGTTTTCCGGGAGCAGAAAACACATTTTAGAGGCCATGTTTTTCAACCAAAACAGGCCCTTTTACCAAAGTACTCAACTACTCACATTATCTCCCATTCAAAAAGATAAGTACAAAAACTTTATTCATGCGAAATTCCTTGAATCCGGCAGAATCATAAAAATAGAGGATATTGAATTTCTCTTAGAATGGTGCCGGAATCACACATATTATATCCAGTATGTCTGTAATATGATCTATGGGAATGATATAGGATCGATATCATCTGAACTCCTCCGTGATATTTTGCAATCAATTCTGAAAGAAAAGGAGGCTGTTTTCTTTAACTACCGGAATCTGCTTACCGAATCACAGTATAAGCTACTTAAGGCAATTGCAAAAGAGGATGGTGTAGAAAAACCCTATGCATCCGGCTTTATATCCGCCTATAAATTGGGCGCTGCAAGTGCTGTGAATACTGCGCTGACCGCACTTCTCAATAAGGAGATGATCTTCAAGGATCAGGAGAAATATCAGGTTTATGATCTGTTTCTGTCGAGGTGGCTTGCGATGCAGTCAAAGGGTCAAATATGA